The following is a genomic window from Rutidosis leptorrhynchoides isolate AG116_Rl617_1_P2 chromosome 8, CSIRO_AGI_Rlap_v1, whole genome shotgun sequence.
aatcaaaggttcaccattctcgataggaattcggattgcgttaagatcacaaaggatgtgagatttcgttttgactaaccaattcataccgattattacatcaaagcttcctagttccatgggtatcaagtcaatttcaaatttcttacccaaaatgtttaacgcacacccccgataatatgtgtcggcacttaatagtttcccgttagccacttcaatggtataaggggtatctaatggaagaggtggagtgctaaaagaatgagtcaaagtcttggatacaaagcatttatcggcacctgaatcgaataagcaagagacataagaattgttgaggagaaacgtacccgtgactagttcagtgtcatcccgggcttcctcggtgttgatgttaaaagctcggccgcgcgtgttggggttatctttcttctttgggcatgcatttctataatgacccgtttggccacattcgtaacaagtgcccgtctttggtgcattgggccactttcgagcgacgggagtggcacttttacaatcgttggccttatgaccaattccttggcaccgatggcaaattagcttactacattcgccaaagtgatgtttgttgcatttgttgcaaaaaggtagattcccggcataacccttcttgccgtcgaaagtgaaagatttcttggcaaagttgttgttgcttgattgggagggttcccactttcttttgttgccgcccgatttatcctcggccttaggtgccggaactacgatttcgtcaaccgtttcaattagttggcgagccatgttcatagcggcttgatgagtagtgggtttggatgacatcaccccttgtttgatgctttttggaagaccgagcatgtagagctcaatcctttgagattcggggttaacaagattaggacacatcaaggatagttcggcgaagcgttgattataagttttaagatcgtttccgaccgctttcaaagctcttagttcttcctcaagctttcgggtttcttcgcgcgaaaaatattcaacaatcatcttttcctttagatcggcccaagagagggcatgagcttcatcggtacccaccgattgaacataggtgttccaccatgttagagcaattccggaaaaagtgtgagtggagtatttgaccttgtcttgatcccggcaaccgcttatgctaaagacggcctcggtttgttcaaaccaacgagtaagcacaaccggtcccccggttccatcaaaagtgtgaggtttgcaccccatgaaagctttataggagcatccctcgtttgagtttccggctccattgttgttgttgttgtggttgttattattattgttgttggatgagtgaccggccatggccgcatctacggcggtagctatcatccgttcgagagcttgttcgggagtttcattgcggcgtacacgacgaggagccattgttccttcaagacacaagaatatcattgattagtattctcaataatactaaccgtgatatagaataaagataaggagaagaagaagttttttttttttttttttttttttttttttttcgactcgccttaaattctttatgtcataatgccggaacgttcatatgagtcaccgtaatataatcccggaaattatattaccctgattcatatgtgcattcgacatcatttcatatagtcaaggtggcgcgtcaatcaaattaaacaacgtgagattaagatgaactaagagtagatatgagtagaagcgttcgagtataaatgcacaagtagtcaagtaattcctacttcaagtctatatgccggttgtagtctagactcaccaatgtaccctatgactcgaggttgacactaatgaactctaaatccctacaaccaacgctctgataccatctgtagcgacccgaccaaatcatgtttgacggcgccgtctacttaggtcccgttacgtggtcataagtctttaagacaaagtttgaccaaaatatgtcgccttcatttcaaaataaagattgttcccaaagtttacaagaattgttcaaccaatagttaagttacaacgttataatacgaatgaaatctaggcgacacggtttaaagtaaagtcaaaagacgctccatgaaatgcacatatactcgacatccaatgcaagtatcaaataatgagcggaagcatgtatcatgtatcgttcaaggacctgagaaaaacatagaaatctgtcaacgaaaacgttggtgaaatcataggtttaagtaagtaagtacaagtgaaccacaagatttgcatcaatgaaataatagtaatacattccaaaagtttgtttcacgagcacccaattatcaatgcttaacatttccttccattgaaccccatcacttagtgctagaacatacactgtttctcgaaaatatatttcattcgtaaacggtagcgaaccgtttgaatgagggtttgtcaaacccatatggatccatacaacataagttctcgcttacacccggcaagtgtaactaatgataatcgaattgaggattttgttctaaactcgtatgtagaatgtttgtttttcctgtacttgtgttcacttagtaaagaaatgtttatgttttctcatcccaaatgtaagttcaaaaagagtaaaagtgggactatgatctcaccttgagtgcacgagtagtaaagtacttcgacaagtaaacgtgtgcaaagaacaatgctagtcttgacctaaacaaataggtcgtatcaataacggtaaacacgataggtcaaagatgttcaattagtcctatggctcgttacgactcgattatttagcatgtgaaatcaaattgtcaattttcattcaagatacaagtatataaacaagttaggaaggttgcaaaatcgtttggttaagtttgacaaaaagtcaaactttggtcggtcaaagtcaacgaaaaagtcaacacgttcgggtcgtgtcccgaactatttttctgaggtttttaatcatgtatgaacatgctaggacaggttacatgtgaatcggaggtgcgtagcatagcaaacattattcgaaaattgaccaagttggacagacccaaacggcgcgccgcgcgggtatatggcgcgccgcgcgggtacctgtgcagagaattctggcagtttttaagttttatgcacgaacctaacttcaaacaatcaccatttatgatccacaaacaatcaagacaagtatcttataccgttgggaaggtaatttgacgaggaaaacaactaaacacatttcatcaatcaatctacctattacaacaaccaaaaccgcatctaatgcttaacattaaccgcatacaagttcataaatgcaattcaatgattcgggcaaccaatttacatgaatgatatgccgtttcgaaggtaatcaagcatacaatccaactaaacacttaccaataataatccatggcattcaatgcatcaaaagcccatttcaagttcatcaaaccctaacccaaattcaccaaaatcactaatcaagttcatgaagttttctaaggcaacctacacatcaaattgaagctagtgatgctagtaacacaattaaaacatcaacttttaacatctaacaacatatgatcatccaaaattcaagaacaacacaccaaaattcaagttcatgctagttacactaaaacaacgagatcgagcatataaatcatatattcgtgttagacttgagccatagacactaattaacacttttataagttaaaaacatcaagaacacaaaatctagtgattttagaaagttacccaaatgagatgaagttggtaccaaaatgaagaggatgaagagaggatcacaaatatgtagtttattttgttgtaagcctcctagatcgaatttagatgatggttgaatgaatttggttttgagtgtgtgttcttgctagagagaaagagagagagatggaggtggaaatgaatgggtgaaaggggtttgaccctttgacctagtcaagggtttgatcccttgtcaagtttagtccctcaactttcgttcgggtgcgggaattacctaaacgagataatttaaaacgcgtatcaacgggagatgttataaacatataacggactttatattagtataacggaaaagtaaatggaaaaaggcgggatgttacaccaacgagcaaaaacacctacaaacactttcattcttcaattttcttcatctaattgatctctctcaagttctatcttcaagttctaagtgttcttcataaattctacaagttctagtttcataaaatcaagaatacttccaagtttgctagcttacttccaatcttgtagagtgatcatccaacctcaagaaatctttcttatttatagtaagatatatttctaatataaggtaatactcatattcaaactttgattcaatttctataactataacaatcttatttcgagtggaaatcttacttgaacttgttttcgtgtcatgattctacttcaagaactttcaagccatccaagatcctttgaagctagatccatttgtctcttttctagtaggtttatccacaaaacttgaggtagtaatgatgttcataacagcattcgattcatacatataaagctatcttattcgaagatttaaacttgaaatcactagaacatagtttagttaattctaaatttgttcacaaacaaaagttaatccttctaacttgacttttaaaatcaactaaacacatgttctatatctatatgatattctaacttaatgatttaaaacctggaaacatgaaaaacaccgtaaaactggacatacgccgtcgtagtaacaccgcgggctgttttgggtttgataattaaaaactatgataaactttgatttaaaagttgttcttctgggaaaatgatttttcttatgaacatgaaactatatccaaaaatcatggttaaactcaaagtggaagtatgtttttcaaaattgtcatcaagacgtcgttctttcgactgaaatgactacctcttacaaaaacgacttgtaacttatatttccgactataaacctatactttttatgtttggattcataaataaagttcaatatgaaaccatagcaatttgattcactaaaaacggatttaaaatgaagaagttatgggtaaaacaagattggatattttttatttttgtagctacgggaaatattaacaattctatacaaatcatatcctagctaatttatattgtattatacatgtattctaatatattatgtaatcttgggataccatagacacgtatgcaaatgttttgacatatcatatcgacccatgtatatatattatttggaacaaccatagacactctatatgcagtaatgttggagttagctatacatggttgaggttgattccaaaaatatatatactttgagttgtgatctagcctgagacgtgtatacactgggtcgtggattgattcaagataatatatatcgatttatttctgtacatctaactgtggacaactagttgtaggttactaacgaggacatctgacttaataaacttaaaacataaaaaagtattaaaagtgttgtaaatatattttgaacatactttgatatatatgtacatatttgttataggttcgtgaatcgaccagtggccaagtcttacttcccgacgaagtaaaaatctgtgaaagtgagttatagtttcacttttaaaatctaatatttttgggatgagaatacatgcaggttttataaatgatttacaaaatagacacaagtacgtgaaactacattctatggttgaattatcgaaatcgaatatgcccctttttattacgtctggtaatctaagaattagggaacagacaccctaattgacgcgaatcctaaagatagatctatcgggcccaacaagccccatccaaagtaccggatgctttagtacttcgaaatttatatcatgttcgaaggaggatcccagaatgatggggatattcttatatgcatattgttaatgtcggttaccaggtgttcaccatatgaatgatttttatctctatgtatgggatgtatattgaaatatgaaatcttgtggtctattgttacgatttgatatatataggttaaacctataactcaccaacatttttgttgacgttttaagcatgtttattctcaggtgattattaagagcttccgctgtcgcatacttaaataaggacaagatttggagtccatgcttgtatgatattgtgtaaaaactgcatttaagaaacttatttcgttgtaacatatttgtattgtaaaccattatgtaatagtcgtgtgtaaaacaggatattttagattatcattatttgataatctacgtaaagctttttaaacctttattgatgaaataaaggttatggtttgttttaaaatgaatgcagtctttgaaaaacgtctcatatagaggtcaaaatctcgcaatgaaatcaattaatatggaacgtttttaatcaataagaacgggacatttcacatattagCTTCTAATACGGATGTCTTTGCATGGAAAGAAGCAGACATGACCGGCGTGCCAAGAGAAATTGCTGAGCATAAACTTAATGCAAATCCAAGTCTGACGCTGGTACGACAAAAGAAACGTGGTATGGCACTGGAAAGAAGCGAATAGTTGAAGGCGGAAGTTGACAAGTTAGTCAAAGCAAACATATTGCGAGAAGTAAGGTACCAAACGTGGGTGGCAAACCCGGTACTGGTAAAAAAGCCTGATGGGTCTTGGCGCATGTGTATCGACTTCACGGACATTAACAAAGCCTGTCCCAAAGATAATTATCCTCTACCAGAAATAGATTGGAAAGTTGAGTCGCTAGCCGGCTTCCGATATAAATATTTTCTGGATgcgtacaaaggataccatcagatacagatggcagcagatgatgatgataaaactgCATTTCACATAAACTAGGGCATATATTGTTATACcaagatgccatttggtttaaagaATGCCGGAGCAACATACCAACGCGTAATAGACGAAGTTTAAAAGTCAGATTGGCAGAAATTTAGAGGCATATGTTGATGATTTGGTGATAAAAAGCACAACAGAACAAGGTTTGTTGGAAGATATATTAGAAACGTTTGCATCGTTGAGAAAGATAAATATGAAGCTCAATCCGTCGAAGTGCAGTTTGGAGAAGAGGAAGGGAATTTTCTTGGTCATATAATAACTGAGCACGGGATACGCGCAAATCCAAAGAAAATAGAGGCGATCGAAAATATGCCGTCTCCCAGAAATAAAAAAGAGGTGCAAAGTTTAACTGGTAAATTGGCGGCGTTAACAAGGTTCTTATCAAAATCTGCAGAGCGATCGCTTCCCTTTTTCGGGACGTTAAAAAATTGCTTAAAGAAAACGGATTTTAAGTGGACAGAGGAAGCAGAAGTGGCGTTGCAAGAAATGAAaaaattgttaaaagaatttccgaCAATGACTGCGCCGATTGCGGGAGAAACGTTGATACTTTACTTAGCAGCATTGAAAGAAGCGATAAGTTCAGTATTGATAGCGGACAGGGGACAGGTACGCACTATAAATTTAAATATAGTTACTTTTTAATCAATAGACATTTAAAATTATATGATTATGTTGTGCGGATAGGTACAAATGCCTgcatattttgttagcaaagctttaACAGAAAGCGAATTAAACTACCCTGCAATTGAAAAGCTGGTTTATGCACTTGTGCATACGGCTAGACGTTTAAGGAGATATTTCCAAGCGCATCCAATAATGGTCCTAACAGACCAACCAATAAAGCAGGTATGACAAAAAACAAAGTATTGTCAAAAAACTTAAAATTGCTTGACAAATTCTAGCAAATTTACATTCACTAATActtgttgagcaggtgctatataaaccagaaaatattggtcgcatggccaaatgggctattgaattaggtgagcatgagataagcttctcaccaagaagtgcggtaaaagggcaagtcctagcagattatctggctgaaacagccggagatatcgaagtctcgcatgaatcaaaagaaataccacctccgCCCGAACAGCTGTGGGAAATGCACACATATGGGTCTTGTGGTCTAGAAGGCGCAGGGGCAGGAATAGTCCTGAAAAGTCCAGAAGAAGAAGAATACACCTTCGCGCTGCGTTTTAGCTTCCCTGTAACAAACAATGAAGCTGAGTACGAAGCGTTGTTATCTGGAATGCGGGTAGCAAAATATTTGGAGGTAAAAGAGCTGTTAGTATATGTTGACTCGCAGCTAGTTGCAAACCAATTCAACGGGATATTTGAAGCACATGATGAATCGATGCAAAAGTACCTGAAACTTGTGCAAGAACTCGTGGTAGATTTTGATTTATTTCAGATAACGCAAGTTTCAAGGACATTGAACAAAAAGGCGGATGCGCTGAGTAAGCTGGCCGCCTTAACATTCAGCCATTTCAAGAAAGAAATATGGGTTGAGGAAGTGAAAGTTAAATCCATTGATACAGACGGTGTATCCGCCGCAGTTGAAGAAGATGAACCAAGTTGGATGA
Proteins encoded in this region:
- the LOC139863852 gene encoding uncharacterized protein; translation: MHTYGSCGLEGAGAGIVLKSPEEEEYTFALRFSFPVTNNEAEYEALLSGMRVAKYLEVKELLVYVDSQLVANQFNGIFEAHDESMQKYLKLVQELVVDFDLFQITQVSRTLNKKADALSKLAALTFSHFKKEIWVEEVKVKSIDTDGVSAAVEEDEPSWMTPIVEFLNAGTLPIDSTEARKIKMKAPMYLLDKDILYRKSFFGPHLRCLNPTQAESIIREVHEGMCALHSGHKTDASKKMRLGYYWPSMYRDAAEVIRKC